Within Acidobacteriota bacterium, the genomic segment ACGAGCCGGTGGAGACGCTCTTTGCTGATTTCAGCATCTGTTTCGGACACAACGCCCAGCGCTAAGCCTGCGTCGATCACTCCTGCACATTCGGTCGCGGACGCTCGTGCCCGGGCGTAAAAGGCAGCCTTGTCTGCAGCTGAAAATTTTCCTGCCCCCTCGGCGATATTCAGTGTGACGCTCAGAGCGGCTCTGCG encodes:
- a CDS encoding four helix bundle protein, translated to MPFDHEKLDVYRVSLEFLPIAERIVDSLPRGRSYLSDQLRRAALSVTLNIAEGAGKFSAADKAAFYARARASATECAGVIDAGLALGVVSETDAEISKERLHRLVQMLTKLILSCQSR